A window from Candidatus Nitrosotenuis uzonensis encodes these proteins:
- a CDS encoding winged helix-turn-helix domain-containing protein translates to MSMQSIPDFRNARIIDVARQGSTISGIAHRTGIPFPTVRRVVYAFENIGVIKATKIGKKVFVRVTNRNHPVVKSMVESAKWINSIIWDPDTFVARMFEKHNIDYALVGTSKIKYTKNESRNMVQVAVPNKFHSKAREIINEGFNGIGIRTTEDPRQTIGNASSVIYVKCFPVDDVNYTEQIVRMADSDEDVVIRISDKDTEKNAMQQGSREDMMFVPSENAV, encoded by the coding sequence ATGAGTATGCAATCAATCCCCGACTTTCGAAACGCCAGGATAATAGACGTAGCCAGACAAGGCTCCACCATATCAGGAATTGCGCACCGGACAGGAATCCCGTTTCCAACAGTTCGCAGAGTGGTATACGCCTTTGAAAATATTGGAGTCATCAAGGCCACAAAGATAGGCAAAAAAGTCTTTGTTAGAGTCACCAATCGCAATCACCCAGTTGTCAAGTCCATGGTTGAATCGGCAAAATGGATCAATTCCATAATATGGGATCCGGATACCTTTGTTGCACGCATGTTTGAAAAACACAATATCGATTACGCCCTTGTTGGGACAAGCAAAATCAAGTACACTAAAAACGAATCACGGAACATGGTCCAGGTTGCGGTTCCAAATAAATTTCACAGCAAGGCAAGAGAAATTATCAATGAGGGGTTCAACGGAATAGGCATTAGGACCACGGAGGATCCCCGTCAAACAATCGGCAATGCAAGTTCTGTGATTTATGTCAAATGTTTTCCAGTGGATGATGTGAACTATACAGAACAAATAGTGAGGATGGCTGACTCAGATGAGGACGTTGTAATAAGAATTTCGGATAAGGATACCGAAAAAAACGCCATGCAGCAAGGCTCAAGGGAAGACATGATGTTTGTCCCCTCTGAAAATGCAGTGTAG